AGCGGCAAGAACAGCCGGCTGTTCGTCGAGGCGGTTCTTGGATCGTCCGGACGGGAAGTCCCTGGCGTGACCTACCAGTCTCGTTCGGTAATTGGAGCACAGTCTACACCCGCTTTCGCGACTGGGTCGCGGCCGACGTCTTCGATCGTCTGTTCGAGGCCATGTCGGACGAACCGGACATGGAATACGCCATGGTCGATGCCACCATCGTCAAGGTCCATCGGCACGGCCAAGGCGCAAAAGGGGGACTTCGGGCCAGGCCATCGGCCGCTCCAAAGGCGGCATGACGACCAAGATTCTGGCGCTGACCGATGCGCTCGGCAACCTCGTCCGTTTCGTGCTTCTGCCGGGGCAGCGCTTCGATACGGTCGGAGTCCCACCGCTGATCGAGGGCGTGACGTTCGAAGCCCTGATCGCCGACAAGGCCTTCGACTCGAACGCCATCGTGGTGGACCTCGATCAACGCGGCGCCAAGATCGTCATCTCGCAGCATCCGCGCCGCGCGAAGCCCCTCGCCATCGACGCCGAGATGTACAAATGGCGTCACCGCATCGAGAACTTTTTCTGCAAGCTCAAGGAGTTCAAACGCATCGCCATGCGGGCCGACAAAACGGACCAGAGCTTCGCAGCGATCATCCACCTCGCAGCAGCCGTCATCGTATCACGATGAACCCCACAGGCCTTAGTCGCGAGGCGACCGGAATCCGCATGCGGCTTCCGCCCATAGGGGTGCCGGTCGCTCTCCCAAAGAGAGTAGCTACCCCGTATAGGTGCGCGGCGGCGCGCACTGTAAACTCGCGAACTCGCGAACTCGCGAACGACAAGAAGAAGGAGACGGCATGAGCCCCAAGCCCACCGGCCACCTTCGTGGCAACGACCTGATCCTCACGCGCACGTTCCGCGCACCCATCGATGACGTCTGGACGAGCGTGACGAAGTCCGAGAACACCGCGCTCTGGTTCGGCAGTTGGGAAGGCGACGCCGGCCCGGGCAAGATCGGGCGGCTGCAACTGGTCCATGAGAAGGGCCGGCCGTGGACGAACGTGACGATCGAAGCGTGCGAGGCGCCGCGCCGCCTAGTCGTCACGATGAAGGATGACTACGGCGAGTGGCGCATCGAGGTGACGTTGACGCAGACGGACGACACGACCGAGCTACGCTTTGTGCAGCACCTGAGCGACCGGAAACTCGCGGGCGACATAGGGCCGGGCTGGGAGTACTACCTCGATATGCTGGTCGCCGCGCGCGAAGGCAAGGCGCTGCCGTCGTTCGAAGACTACTACCCATCGCAGAAGGCACACTACCTGGAGGGCGCATAGACGATCGGCACGTCGCAGGCTGGACAAAAGCGTGCGTGTGGAGGCGCGCGGGCCAGCGTGGAGTTGACCCGGTTTCGTGGACACCTTTTCCGTTGAGCAGGAGTTGTTCCCATACCGAGGCGTCGATCGCCATATCCGGCGGAGTTTCGCAGTCAGATGGTTTATCTGGTCCGATCCGTCGGAAATCCGTCTCGCCGCCGTCATCGCATCTCCATGAATCCCAACAGGCCTTAGAACGGGCGCGCCGAAGCGGGACCGCGGGTTAACCCTTTCTTCATCCTGTCGTCGACGGCGAGGCCCGCATCGGCCAGGATGATCGCCAGCGACCGTTCCGCGATGGGAATGGAGCGCGGCCAAGAGGTTTCCGATGTCACCGACCAAGGCCGTGGCGCTGACACTCACGGGCAATTTTATTGTCTGGGGGCTGATCATCGCTGCCGGGATGCACTACCTGACCTGATCAGGGTCGAACGAACACGGCCCCGGCGGTTTTCACCGACGGGGCTTTTGCTCGTCTGGGCCGAACCAGGCTCAGGCCTCGCGCCCGGCGCGCACGGCACGCGCATGTTCGGTTTCGCCACCGGCCGCCAGGATGCGGCTTTCACCCGACCAGTTCTCACGGATCGCCCGGTCGGGAAAACCGGCAAAATCAGAGACATATCTCAGCTCCGCCTCGCTCATCGCTGCGATCTGGTCGAAATGCCAGATGCCGAGTTCATAAAGCTTGGCCTGGATCGCCGGGCCGATGCCGCTGACCAATGTCAGGTCGTCGGCCTGCCCGCGACGCGGACCAACCAGCCCCGATGGCGCGTTGCTGCCGTAACGATGGTCGAGATCGGCAATGTTGGCCTTGCCCAGCGTACCGTCGTCGCGCGAGCTCGCCACCTCGCCGCGTGCGGCACGTTCGGCGAACTCCGTCGCGCCCCCGGCCGCCAGGACTTTGGCCTGGCCAACCCAGTCTTCCCGTTCGATACGGCCCGGAAATGCCAGATAGCCGCCGACCCACTGGCTTTCAGCGGCGGTCCATGACGCCATCTGATCGAAATGCCAGATACCCAGCGCGTGCAGCCGCGCCTCGTTCTGCTGGCCGACGCCACGGATCAGCTTGAGATCGTCGCCACCTCCGCCACGTGGCGCCGCAATCCCCTCCGGCTTGCTGCCGCGCGCCATGGCATCGGCGGCCGCGGCCGCCCCCGCGAGCGTCTGCGCCGGCGCCGCATGCGGATGGGTATCGACCAGTCCCGCCGGCGGGTCGAGCGAGGTCTCGGCCGCCGCCTCCAGCCGTTCGATCGCCTCTTCGACCTGCTCGCCGCGCCGGGTCTGACGGGCCAGGCTGCCGATGACGCAGCCGCCGAGGAAGGCCATGGTGAACAGGAGCACGGTATCGAGCCAGAGGCCTGGCCGGCCCGGCAGCCATTTCAGCACCGCCGCCACCACCGCTGTCACCAGCAGGAAAGCGGCAAACGACACCCAGCCGCTGCGGCCGCGATGATCGGGGCGGCCGGCGGTCACCCAGCCCCAGATGAGGCCGCCCGCCAGGGCGAAGGCGAGCGGCAACCAGAAGGTCTGAACCAGGTACAACATGACCGTTCTCCTCAGGACCGCGGCAGCACGGCGAACTCGACCCGCCGGTTGAGCGCCATATTCGCTTCGTTGTCGTTTGGAACCACCGGCCGCGACGCGGCATGACCCACCACGACCAGCCGATCGGCGGCGATGCCGCGCCGCATCAGCTCGCCACGGATAACGACGGCACGGTCTTCCGACAGTTGCTGGTTCGAATTGGTCAGGTTGCGAATATCGGTGTGGCCGGCGACCTCGACGCGTACCGCCGGATCGCAGCGCCCGAGCGCCGCCACCAACCGGTCGAGCACCGGAGCGTGCTCGGCGCGTTGTTCGGCCTTCCAATAGTCGAACAGGATGCGGTCGCCCTCGAGCGCCGTCGAAATCAGCGACATGCAATCCGGCCAGGGCCGTGGCGCCGGCGGCGGCGTGGTCGCGGCCATCGGTCCGGCGGTCGATACCGGCGCGCCCGACATCGCCGACCCAGGCGCGGGGGCAGCGGTACCAACGCCCGCAGGGCTTGGCGCCACCACCGGAGACGGCGGAGCGGGTGGAGGGGGTGGAGGGGGTGAGAGGTCCGCGGCCAGCGGCGGCTCCTCCGCGGGCGCTGGAATCTCAGCCGGCGGCAGCGTGATATCGGAACTCGCAGTCAGCGGCGCCGCGAGGCTGGCGACGGCCTGCCGCACCCCACTGGCGATCTCGAAACTCGGTGCCTGGCCGGCCAAGGCAAAGGCGCTGTCGGAAAGCCGCGCGGTGCCTTCGGTCAGCTTCGCCAGCTGGCCGAGCGCCGATCCGGTCACGCCGCCATAATCGACCCCCGCGGCGAGCCCCGAGGCGATGCGCATCTCGTCGACGATCCGCGCCCGGCCCGCAACCGCCGTGGCCTGCGCCAGGACAGTCGCCTTGGCCGCCGCCGAGGGCGCGAAACCGGACAATGTCAGCACGCCCTCCCGCTTGGCCGCGCTCCAGGTAAACGGGCTGACCGCCGGTGGCGCTATGGCCAGACTGCCGATGCTGAAGCCATCCGCCGGATCTTGCGCCCTGGCAATGGTATCGAAGGCGACGGGGGTCGAGGCGACGCCGGTCAACGAATAGACCCGATCGGCAATGGCCGCCGTGCCATTCGCCAGCTGGCTGATCTGGCCAAGCGCCGCGATGGCCTTGGCTTCGACCACCTCCGGCAGGCCGGCGGCAACGGTCATCCGGTCGATCACCTGGCCCGACGTCGCGGCGCGGGCGGCAGCCAGAATGCGCGTACGCGCCGCTTCCGAAGCGACGGTTCCGGTGAGCGTAATGCCCTCGGCGGTCTTGCTGGCGTTCCAGGCGGCCACCGGCGGCGGAACCGCGGCGGGGGGCGGTTCGGGCGCGGGCGCGGTCGCGACGGGCGGTGCCGGCGCGACGGCCGATAGTGTCGGCGGCGGCGGCGCGCTGACCCTGACGGCGCCGCGCGACACGCCCTGCGGCAGCGCCGCCAGGGCTGCCGTGATCAGTGCCTGGCTTGCCTGATCGCTGGCATTGCCGGCGAACGAAAAGGTCGAGCCGATCAGCGCGGTCGACCCGTTCGCCACCCGGCCGAGTTGCTGCAGGCCGATCAGAGCGGCGGCGGTCGCGTGTGCCGGCACGTCGCGTGCCGTGGTCATCTGGTCGACCACCTCGCCGCCGGGCAGGGCCGCCCGCGCCGCGGCGACGATCCGGTCGCGCGAACCGTCGGGCGCGACCTGGCCCGACAATGTCATGGTCTGGCCGTCGCGGCGAGCCGACCACCCGAACGGATTGGCCGCCGGCAGCAGGCCTGTCGGCATTGCGGCGCGGCGCACACCGAATATGGCATCGGCCACGCGCGCGGCGCTGGCCTGGGCATCGGTCGCCGGCGCTTCGCCGGTGATCGTGGCGTCGCGGCCCGCCATCGAGACGGCCGCCCAGGGCTTGCCGTCGACCGTCGGACCGGCGGCGGCGATCGCGCCGGCGGCACGGTTGCCGAGGTCGCGCTCGATATCGGCCTGCTTCCACCACAAGGATCCGCCGGCCAGCAAGGCCAGGGGCAACAGACCGGAAAGCCAGGCACGGGGCTGCAACGGCATGATATCGTCCTCGCTTTCCAACCCGGACGACGAACGCGAAGGCCTCGACCGGCCATCAGCGCCCCCCGGCATCGGCTGCATCGATCTATCCTGATACAGCTTCGTGACCCGGGGGATGGAGAGTCAAGCCGGCTGTCGCAGATTCGCCCATGATTTCGGCATGTTCGGCCATTCGGGGCATGACCACGTCCGCGGCGAAGGTGAATAGGACAGGGTGTAGCACTGCTGGCACGCGGCAGTTGCGACTTGGCGCGGCTCGCCATAGCCTGGATCCGAGGTCGACCTGCGGAGGCCGCATGAGTGTCGAGGGCATCACACCGGTCGCCGCGACGCCGGCGATCGATAGCGCGCAGATCCGCGCGCTGATCGATGCGCTGGGCCTGAAGCCCGGCCAGTCGGTCGAGGCACGCGTCGCCGCCATGATCAGCGACGGCATCGCCCGGCTGGTGATCGGTGACGGCACGCTCGATGTCCGCACGCCACAGGCTTTGCCTGTTGGCGCGACCTTGACCATGACCGTCGAGCGTCAGGGCCAGGCGCTCCGCCTGTTGCTGGCAGCCGTGCCGGGCGGAACGGCACCACCGGCCTCCGGCTTGCCCGCTGCGCCCGCCGCCGCCGCCTTGGCCGGCCTGCCGGCCGGCATCCCCGCCGCCCTGCCCGGCCAGGCCGCCGCCAATGTCGTCGGCGCGCTGATCGACCTGGTCGCACGCGAATCCGGTGGCGCACGGTTCGCCGGGCTGGTCGACGGCGCCCGCGCGACCGTCGCCGCAC
This portion of the Phreatobacter stygius genome encodes:
- a CDS encoding transposase, with protein sequence MGEDGAALPWQAERSGPQRQEQPAVRRGGSWIVRTGSPWRDLPVSFGNWSTVYTRFRDWVAADVFDRLFEAMSDEPDMEYAMVDATIVKVHRHGQGAKGGLRARPSAAPKAA
- a CDS encoding transposase, coding for MTTKILALTDALGNLVRFVLLPGQRFDTVGVPPLIEGVTFEALIADKAFDSNAIVVDLDQRGAKIVISQHPRRAKPLAIDAEMYKWRHRIENFFCKLKEFKRIAMRADKTDQSFAAIIHLAAAVIVSR
- a CDS encoding SRPBCC family protein, whose amino-acid sequence is MSPKPTGHLRGNDLILTRTFRAPIDDVWTSVTKSENTALWFGSWEGDAGPGKIGRLQLVHEKGRPWTNVTIEACEAPRRLVVTMKDDYGEWRIEVTLTQTDDTTELRFVQHLSDRKLAGDIGPGWEYYLDMLVAAREGKALPSFEDYYPSQKAHYLEGA
- a CDS encoding OmpA family protein, with translation MPLQPRAWLSGLLPLALLAGGSLWWKQADIERDLGNRAAGAIAAAGPTVDGKPWAAVSMAGRDATITGEAPATDAQASAARVADAIFGVRRAAMPTGLLPAANPFGWSARRDGQTMTLSGQVAPDGSRDRIVAAARAALPGGEVVDQMTTARDVPAHATAAALIGLQQLGRVANGSTALIGSTFSFAGNASDQASQALITAALAALPQGVSRGAVRVSAPPPPTLSAVAPAPPVATAPAPEPPPAAVPPPVAAWNASKTAEGITLTGTVASEAARTRILAAARAATSGQVIDRMTVAAGLPEVVEAKAIAALGQISQLANGTAAIADRVYSLTGVASTPVAFDTIARAQDPADGFSIGSLAIAPPAVSPFTWSAAKREGVLTLSGFAPSAAAKATVLAQATAVAGRARIVDEMRIASGLAAGVDYGGVTGSALGQLAKLTEGTARLSDSAFALAGQAPSFEIASGVRQAVASLAAPLTASSDITLPPAEIPAPAEEPPLAADLSPPPPPPPAPPSPVVAPSPAGVGTAAPAPGSAMSGAPVSTAGPMAATTPPPAPRPWPDCMSLISTALEGDRILFDYWKAEQRAEHAPVLDRLVAALGRCDPAVRVEVAGHTDIRNLTNSNQQLSEDRAVVIRGELMRRGIAADRLVVVGHAASRPVVPNDNEANMALNRRVEFAVLPRS